The DNA window TTCGGCAGCCCCAAGACGCCGGCCACGCCAGAGGCGTTCGCCGTGCACATGATCGAGAACATGGACGCGAAGCTGACGCTGATGCTCGGCATCTGCAGGGGCGAAGGCGCGGCGACAGACGGCAACTGGACGGAATACGTCAAGGCGCTCAACGGCCGGCTCTACCGCCCGGACGTCGCCCCGCCGTCGGACATCAACGCCGGTCCCGAGACGCCCGAACAGCTGTCCGCTGCTCCGGCGGCCAGCCCAACGGCCGGACCGTCAGCGGTCTCCGCACCTGCCGCCCCGACATCACCCGCGGTCGACGACGCCGGTGAACCACCAATGAAGATCACCAACCCGCTGTTCGAGTCGGCGAACCGAAAGCGGTAGCTTTGTTCGAGGGTCGAGCGGTTACCATGCCGCCATGGACCCGCAATCCCGCACCATCGCCAGCTTTCAGAAACACATCTTCGACAAATACGAGGCCACCGATCGCGCCCGCGGTACGCCGGCGACCTGGCTCTGGTTCTGTGAAGAGTTCGGCGAACTGGCCCGCGCCCTGGCGCGCAAAGAAGATAAGAAAAACATCGAAGAAGAATTCGCCGACTGCATCGCCTGGCTTTGCACGCTGGCCAACATCAACGACGTAGACCTGTCGGCGGCGATCGAACGCAAATACTTCTCGGCCGAGGCCAAAGACGGCGTGAAGTAGCCGGCCGTCGCCGGCCGCGTCTTGCCCCAGACTTTCCCGAAGCTACCGCCCGACCGCCCTGGTCAGCGCGGCGAGCGTCGCCAGGGGTTTGGCGCGGCCTCCACCCGGCAACGGCGGAAGTTCGACCGCGTCGATGAGTTCGAGAAGTTCGGCGCCGATCGAAAACACAGTGCCCAGCGACCGAGTGCGAATGACCGTGTAGCGAATCCGCATCAGGCTTCCGCTGCGTACCGCAAGGCGAATCTCGAACACAATCCCGACAGGCAGCGAGGCACTGCTGGTCAGCCCGATTCCCTGGAGCGAGAGGTCCTTGACCCAGACCTCACGCGGCTCGAGGTAGGTCAGACCAATGCGATCCGGGTAGATGGTCGCCTTGGCTCGCAAGCCGACCCTGGGAAACCGTCGTTGCTCGCGACCACCGACATCGGCGCGAAGCGTCCGAATGACTTGCTCAAAGAGGCAGGCGGTGAGTTCCATGACCTCGCTCCTAGTCCACCTTGGGATCGGCGATGTCGTGTTTACCCTTAATGCTTTCACTTAATCGGCCTGACCCGCCAACGCATCACACCGCTCGCGGCTTGATTAGGGAAACCCAGTGCTTTCAAAGGGTTCCGGCGTTCGCGACGCTCATTTTGGCTTTGCAGGGGCGGGATTATCATGCCCTTCGGTAATCGGACGTGGCTCAATCATATCGATATTCACCAATTCGACGATTGCGGCTGTAATTCTGGTGGGGCAAGCGCATCATTGAAATGTCACGCTGCGCCGACCGTTTCGCACCTATTCCGCTCGCCCGCTTCACCGCGTGTCTGATGCGGATTCGGGCCGGAGCATCTTCGGGTTCTCCGGTCAGGCATCGCCTGGGACCGAAAGCCAACGTTCGGTCCTGCAAGTGGTAGCAATGTTGCGCCGGATGGTGCGTCATCGCGGTCGATGGCATTGGATCACGCCTCGTTGATCTGCGTATTCCCCTGTTCCCCCTTGGGAGGCTCCCCTCCATGACTGCAATTCCACAATCCCGTGTCGTCCAGGACCGACTGGAAGCCCCGCTCAAGCACGTCGCCCGACGGCAATGGAGCGTTCTGGCAGCCAGAGGCGTCATCCAGACGCTGCTCGTGAGCTTGGCGATCATCCTGGCGGCAATGCTGGTCATCAGCTTCCTGCCGGCGCTGCCCCTGTGGGGCCGGGTTACCGCAGCGGTTGCCGTCTGGGGCTCGGTGCTCGCCGCTGCCATTTACTTCCTGCGCCCGGCGATGAAAAAGCAGAGCCTGGTCTCGACAGCGATGGACGTCGAGCGCGCCATGGCCGCTGGTCAGATCGACACGCACGAGCGCATCACCAGCTCCCTTGAACTGGCACAGGAAACGAACCAGACCTTCGCCGGCTCGCAAGCCATGATCAACCGGCTGCACGAGCAAGCCGAGGCCGATGCCGCTGCGATCGTTCCCGAAAAGCTCATTCCCGCCGGCGCGGTCGCCAAGCTGGGCTTGCTGCTGATCCCCCTGCTGGCCGCGTGGCTGTTCCTGGCGTTTTACCTTCCGCCGAGCAAGTTCCTTCGCCCGCTCTTCAACCTGCTGATGCCCTGGCAGGAAACGCCGGCCTTTCTGTCCGACATCGTCGTGACGCCCGGCAGCTTCACCGTTGCCCAAGGCGACCCGATCGAGATCAGCGTCAAGGTGAACCCCAAAGACCAGGAAGACAAGAACCGCAAGGTCGAACGGGCCGTCATCACGATGAAGGACCTGGTCAGCGGCCAGGTGAGCACCGTCGCCCTCGGCCGCGTCGGCCCGCGCGACTTCAAGTTCACCCAGCCCGCCAACCGCTCGTTCAGCTACCGCATCAACACCGATGGCGGCGACAGTGCGAGCTACACCGCGACGGTCGAGCCCGTACCGGCGATCGAATCGCTCGCCATCCGCTACGACTTCCCCGCCTACACACAGCTCCCGTCGCGCGTGGACGTCAACAAGGACGATGGCGCGATTGATGCAATCCAGGGCACGAAGGTCACGCTGACGATCACGTCGGCAAAGGACCTGACCGCCGCCAGCCGGGTCGTCGTCACCGAGAAGCTCGTCGACGCAGGCGCCGACCCCGCAGCCGCGTCGGCCGTCGCCGCCGAGGCCACCAAGCCTGTCGAGCTGCCGCTGACCAAGGTCGGCGACGGACTCTACGAAGCCTCGCTGAAGGTTCACAATGCCGGCACCTACGCCGTCGAAC is part of the Humisphaera borealis genome and encodes:
- a CDS encoding MazG nucleotide pyrophosphohydrolase domain-containing protein, producing MDPQSRTIASFQKHIFDKYEATDRARGTPATWLWFCEEFGELARALARKEDKKNIEEEFADCIAWLCTLANINDVDLSAAIERKYFSAEAKDGVK
- a CDS encoding PilZ domain-containing protein, giving the protein MELTACLFEQVIRTLRADVGGREQRRFPRVGLRAKATIYPDRIGLTYLEPREVWVKDLSLQGIGLTSSASLPVGIVFEIRLAVRSGSLMRIRYTVIRTRSLGTVFSIGAELLELIDAVELPPLPGGGRAKPLATLAALTRAVGR